From Halomicrobium salinisoli, the proteins below share one genomic window:
- a CDS encoding cobalamin B12-binding domain-containing protein, producing MSADRRPETAERPIRCLVAKVGLDGHDRGAHVISRAFRDAGFEVIYSGLHRAPEEVVQAAVQEDVDVLGISILSGAHETLVPQILDGLREYGALADTLVLVGGIVPEGDQADLLEQGVDAIFGPGASMQETIEYVREHAPERER from the coding sequence ATGAGCGCGGACCGGCGACCGGAGACGGCCGAACGGCCCATCCGCTGTCTGGTCGCGAAAGTCGGACTGGACGGCCACGACCGCGGCGCGCACGTCATCTCGCGGGCGTTCCGCGACGCGGGGTTCGAGGTCATCTACTCCGGGCTCCACCGGGCTCCCGAGGAGGTCGTGCAGGCGGCCGTCCAGGAGGACGTGGACGTGCTCGGCATCTCCATCCTCTCGGGCGCTCACGAGACGCTGGTGCCCCAGATCCTCGACGGACTGCGGGAGTACGGCGCGCTTGCGGACACGCTCGTCCTCGTCGGCGGCATCGTCCCCGAGGGCGACCAGGCGGACCTGTTGGAGCAGGGGGTCGACGCGATCTTCGGCCCGGGCGCCTCGATGCAGGAGACGATCGAGTACGTCCGCGAGCACGCCCCCGAGCGGGAGCGATGA
- a CDS encoding PspA/IM30 family protein, whose product MTLFDRLAFAIRAWVNDLLNRTADPSAELDYSYEQMRDELQEVNRGIADLTTQKKRLELHRERLRSNAEKHDQQVREAVRQDRDDLARRALEKKHAVTDQLADLDEQIERLQATQDRLVQRQVDFRGRIEGFRTHKETLKARHEAARASARVAEAFSGVGGEMGDVNRAVERASERTEQMEARAAALEELEETGALDDILSDGDEIDRELERRSTEQRIDSELEELKTQLGRETEPADVEEATD is encoded by the coding sequence ATGACGCTCTTCGACCGTCTCGCCTTCGCCATCAGGGCCTGGGTGAACGACCTGCTGAACCGCACTGCCGACCCGTCGGCCGAACTGGACTACTCCTACGAGCAGATGCGCGACGAGCTACAGGAGGTCAACCGCGGCATCGCCGACCTCACCACGCAGAAGAAGCGGCTGGAACTGCACCGCGAGCGCCTCCGATCGAACGCCGAGAAGCACGACCAGCAGGTCCGCGAGGCGGTCCGGCAGGACCGCGACGACCTGGCCAGGCGCGCGCTCGAGAAGAAACACGCCGTCACCGATCAGCTCGCCGACCTCGACGAGCAGATCGAGCGCCTCCAGGCCACGCAGGACCGACTCGTCCAGCGGCAGGTGGACTTCCGGGGACGGATCGAGGGGTTCCGGACGCACAAGGAGACGCTCAAGGCGCGCCACGAGGCGGCGCGGGCGTCGGCGCGCGTCGCGGAGGCGTTCTCGGGCGTCGGCGGGGAGATGGGCGACGTCAACCGCGCGGTCGAGCGGGCCAGCGAGCGCACCGAGCAGATGGAGGCCCGCGCGGCGGCGCTGGAGGAGCTCGAGGAGACCGGCGCGCTCGACGACATCCTCTCGGACGGCGACGAGATCGACCGGGAACTGGAGCGGCGGTCGACCGAGCAGCGGATCGACAGCGAGCTCGAGGAGCTGAAGACCCAGTTAGGCCGGGAGACCGAGCCGGCGGACGTCGAGGAGGCGACCGACTGA
- a CDS encoding ABC transporter permease, whose product MSRVGRVSAEVTAARKAFLRRRTAVFFTFFFPLLLVVIFGTVIGTGAAGGFLGGTPAENAAAYLAVVVLFTPLSRVGSEVARSREGNRFEKLATTPLSRVEWLLAHSLVNVAVIGVAGLLLLVAAVAVTGAEVVVSPTSVLFVTAFVATGVVAFCGVGAVIGSVADSQDGVIAAANGLALPLILLSETFVPPAALPGWLPTELSPLTYFARGVRAVLTESAAGAGAANLAVLAAVAAGALLAGAFALPRTD is encoded by the coding sequence ATGAGCCGCGTCGGGCGGGTGAGTGCAGAGGTAACGGCCGCCCGGAAGGCCTTCCTCCGGCGCCGGACGGCGGTCTTCTTCACCTTCTTCTTCCCGCTCCTGCTGGTGGTCATCTTCGGCACGGTGATCGGTACCGGTGCCGCCGGTGGATTCCTCGGCGGCACGCCGGCGGAGAACGCCGCCGCGTACCTCGCCGTGGTGGTCCTGTTCACGCCGCTCTCGCGGGTCGGCAGCGAGGTGGCTCGCTCGCGGGAGGGCAACCGCTTCGAGAAGCTCGCGACCACGCCGCTCTCGCGGGTGGAGTGGCTCCTCGCCCACTCGCTCGTGAACGTCGCCGTCATCGGCGTCGCCGGCCTGCTGCTGCTCGTCGCGGCCGTCGCCGTCACGGGCGCCGAGGTGGTCGTCTCGCCGACCTCAGTGCTGTTCGTCACGGCCTTCGTCGCGACCGGCGTCGTCGCGTTCTGCGGCGTCGGCGCCGTCATCGGCAGCGTGGCGGACTCTCAGGACGGCGTCATCGCGGCCGCCAACGGCCTGGCGCTGCCCCTGATCCTCCTCTCGGAGACGTTCGTCCCGCCCGCGGCGCTGCCCGGGTGGCTCCCGACCGAGCTCTCACCGCTGACCTACTTCGCCCGGGGTGTCCGCGCCGTGCTGACGGAGAGCGCGGCCGGCGCGGGCGCGGCGAACCTGGCCGTCCTCGCCGCCGTCGCCGCTGGCGCGCTGCTCGCCGGCGCGTTCGCGCTGCCCCGGACGGACTGA
- a CDS encoding DUF7546 family protein, translating to MSTTTYSVSRFEVRRDTLLWGLLLVNTELLLVFAYQLLSPNTITGLTPVVVPFVWINLGLWVVVRTEVPAASQRRRTIGVAIAAAYFGVLAYFGGLWGLGDPAIPASARFELFSLPPGWAPALLVHTPYLRLSVLTYQLVGYLALTYLVYATVLDAAGSAVTGVVGLLSCVSCSWPILAGVVTGLVGGSTAVAAAVYDQSYLLSTVVFAVTVGLLYWRPGFR from the coding sequence ATGAGCACCACCACCTACTCCGTCTCCCGGTTCGAGGTCCGCAGGGACACGCTCCTGTGGGGCCTCCTGCTCGTCAACACCGAGCTCCTGCTCGTGTTCGCCTACCAGCTGCTGAGCCCGAACACCATCACCGGCCTCACGCCGGTCGTGGTCCCGTTCGTCTGGATCAACCTGGGCCTGTGGGTCGTCGTCCGGACTGAGGTGCCGGCGGCGAGCCAGCGCCGCCGGACGATCGGCGTCGCCATCGCGGCGGCGTACTTCGGCGTGCTGGCCTACTTCGGCGGTCTGTGGGGACTGGGCGACCCCGCGATTCCCGCGTCGGCCCGGTTCGAGCTGTTCTCCCTGCCGCCCGGGTGGGCGCCCGCGCTGCTGGTCCACACGCCGTACCTGCGCCTGAGCGTCCTCACCTACCAGCTCGTGGGCTACCTCGCGCTGACGTACCTGGTGTACGCCACCGTGCTGGACGCTGCGGGCTCGGCGGTCACCGGCGTCGTCGGCCTGCTGTCCTGTGTCTCCTGTTCCTGGCCGATCCTAGCCGGCGTTGTCACCGGGCTCGTCGGCGGATCGACGGCCGTCGCCGCCGCCGTCTACGACCAGTCGTACCTCCTCTCGACGGTCGTGTTCGCGGTGACCGTCGGGCTGCTGTACTGGCGGCCCGGCTTCCGGTAG
- a CDS encoding Zn-ribbon domain-containing OB-fold protein gives MSEGVRDGEYDDWLDAVEDDEGYYVECENGHGWLPPRRVCPDCGSRELHEEPLPEAGEVATHSAVHVPTPQFEDDAPYVIAVAHFGPASITGMVRGADPEDVEIGTVVGVEVGERATTGDRAVVFRPR, from the coding sequence ATGAGCGAGGGCGTCCGCGACGGCGAGTACGACGACTGGCTGGACGCCGTCGAGGACGACGAGGGCTACTACGTCGAGTGCGAGAACGGCCACGGGTGGCTCCCGCCCCGGCGGGTCTGCCCGGACTGTGGCTCCCGCGAACTGCACGAGGAACCGCTGCCCGAGGCCGGCGAGGTGGCGACTCACTCCGCGGTCCACGTCCCGACGCCGCAGTTCGAGGACGACGCGCCCTACGTCATCGCCGTCGCCCACTTCGGCCCGGCGTCGATCACCGGAATGGTCCGCGGGGCCGATCCCGAGGACGTCGAGATAGGCACGGTGGTCGGCGTCGAGGTCGGCGAGCGCGCGACGACCGGGGACCGCGCCGTCGTGTTCCGGCCGCGCTGA
- a CDS encoding ABC transporter ATP-binding protein, protein MDEVLVAEDLRRAYGDAVALSGVSLSLSAGEVFALVGPNGAGKTTLVRALTGTTDAEGRVELFGGPPREVARERIGLLPQSFGPPSRLTARELLDYYAGLYDEHRSVEAVLDDVGLADAADTHYEDLSGGQRRRVCVGTALVNEPDLLFLDEPTTGIDPAGRRDLWELIEGLADEGVTVLVTTHYMEEAERLADRVGLLADGELVAVDDPGTLVAEHGGESRLTVAGEFDPEAVDALEYPTTVAADTLTVRGVDPREIGRVVERLAAAGVEYDELSWSEPTLEDAYLELTGRSADGGARTETGAVDRGGPVAAGGER, encoded by the coding sequence ATGGACGAGGTACTGGTCGCCGAGGACCTCCGCCGGGCGTACGGCGACGCGGTCGCCCTCTCTGGGGTGTCGCTGTCGCTGTCGGCGGGCGAGGTGTTCGCGCTGGTGGGGCCGAACGGGGCCGGCAAGACCACGCTGGTCCGGGCGCTGACGGGAACGACCGACGCCGAGGGCCGCGTCGAACTGTTCGGCGGCCCGCCGCGGGAGGTCGCCCGCGAGCGGATCGGCCTCCTGCCCCAGTCGTTCGGGCCGCCCTCGCGGCTGACCGCCCGCGAACTCCTCGACTACTACGCGGGCCTGTACGACGAGCACCGATCGGTCGAGGCCGTCCTCGACGACGTGGGCCTGGCCGACGCGGCCGACACCCACTACGAGGACCTCTCGGGCGGCCAGCGGCGGCGCGTCTGCGTCGGGACGGCGCTGGTCAACGAGCCGGACCTGCTCTTCCTCGACGAACCGACGACGGGCATCGACCCCGCCGGCCGGCGCGACCTCTGGGAGCTGATCGAGGGGCTGGCCGACGAGGGCGTGACGGTGCTGGTCACGACCCACTACATGGAGGAGGCCGAGCGGCTGGCCGACCGCGTCGGCCTGCTCGCCGACGGCGAACTGGTCGCCGTCGACGATCCGGGGACGCTCGTGGCCGAGCACGGCGGCGAGTCCCGGCTGACCGTGGCGGGCGAGTTTGATCCGGAGGCCGTCGACGCCCTCGAGTACCCGACGACCGTGGCGGCGGACACGCTCACCGTTCGCGGCGTCGACCCGCGCGAGATCGGCCGCGTCGTCGAGCGGCTGGCGGCGGCCGGGGTCGAGTACGACGAGCTCTCCTGGTCCGAGCCGACGCTCGAGGACGCGTACCTCGAACTGACGGGTCGGTCGGCCGACGGCGGCGCGAGGACCGAAACCGGGGCCGTCGACCGCGGCGGGCCCGTCGCGGCGGGGGGCGAGCGATGA
- a CDS encoding alpha/beta fold hydrolase has protein sequence MRLRTLLAGAAGTVGAAALGNRALSARADDLEPFLPGDHRTYRWRGFEVAYDEIGDPDDPDLVLFHGINAAASNHEFYRIFEALGEDYHVLAPDLPGFGRSDRPPLLYSSSLLSTFVEEFLADESERPIVVGSSLTGAYAAMAAREVPVERLVLIAPTDTSMGGRRTWVRSLLRSPVVGQALHNLVVSEAGLRHFHEDHGYYDVDNLDDEVLAHEWRTAHQSGARFAPASFLAGFLDPDEDLSDVLRDVDAPVTLVWGREADVTPLSDGKTLAEEVDARLIVFDETLLLPHVEHPEQFADVVREEYEQVTVRADQ, from the coding sequence ATGAGACTCCGGACCCTCCTCGCCGGCGCGGCCGGCACCGTCGGCGCGGCGGCGCTTGGTAATCGGGCGCTGTCCGCCCGCGCGGACGACCTCGAGCCGTTCCTCCCCGGCGACCACCGCACCTACCGGTGGCGCGGATTCGAAGTGGCCTACGACGAGATCGGCGACCCGGACGACCCCGATCTGGTCCTCTTCCACGGGATCAACGCGGCCGCCTCGAACCACGAGTTCTACCGGATCTTCGAGGCGCTGGGCGAGGACTACCACGTCCTCGCGCCGGACCTGCCCGGGTTCGGGCGCTCCGATCGGCCCCCGCTGCTGTACTCGTCGTCGCTGCTGTCGACGTTCGTCGAGGAGTTCCTCGCCGACGAGAGCGAGCGCCCGATCGTGGTCGGGTCCTCGCTGACCGGGGCCTACGCCGCGATGGCGGCCCGCGAGGTACCCGTCGAGCGCCTCGTGCTGATCGCGCCGACGGACACCTCGATGGGCGGCCGGCGCACCTGGGTCCGGTCGCTGCTGCGCTCGCCGGTCGTCGGCCAGGCGCTGCACAACCTCGTCGTCAGCGAGGCCGGCCTGCGGCACTTCCACGAGGACCACGGTTACTACGACGTGGACAACCTCGACGACGAGGTGCTCGCCCACGAGTGGCGAACGGCCCACCAATCCGGCGCCCGCTTCGCGCCGGCCTCGTTCCTCGCCGGCTTCCTCGACCCCGACGAGGACCTGTCGGACGTGCTGCGCGACGTCGACGCCCCCGTGACGCTGGTGTGGGGCCGCGAGGCCGACGTGACGCCCCTCTCGGACGGCAAGACCCTGGCAGAGGAGGTCGACGCGCGGCTGATCGTCTTCGACGAGACGCTGCTGTTGCCCCACGTCGAACACCCGGAGCAGTTCGCCGACGTCGTCCGCGAGGAGTACGAACAGGTGACCGTGAGAGCCGATCAGTGA
- a CDS encoding SelT/SelW/SelH family protein translates to MTRVEIEYCVPCGFRERALDVQRAVLGACEDEIDELALVMGEHGVFRVLVGEEVVFDKAEGEFDVDAIARDVRAAI, encoded by the coding sequence ATGACCCGCGTCGAAATCGAGTACTGCGTGCCCTGCGGCTTCCGCGAGCGAGCGCTGGACGTCCAGCGAGCGGTCCTCGGCGCCTGCGAGGACGAGATCGACGAACTGGCCCTGGTGATGGGCGAGCACGGCGTGTTCCGCGTGCTGGTCGGCGAGGAGGTCGTCTTCGACAAGGCCGAGGGCGAGTTCGACGTCGACGCCATCGCGCGGGACGTCCGGGCGGCCATCTAG
- a CDS encoding heme o synthase: MDRTPRFTTLLAASAIGVYLLVVAGATASVADAVRACTSWPTCRGPVLGDPGLAVAWGHRIVAVLVGALVAATAAAAYAGDVSRRVRATLAVAVALYPVQIALGAFVATSGAAGHLPGAHLAAGMAIFVSLVAALAWHLEAETGSDDEGAVDEFVDGPAAHAAVEADDDPAPAAVDLSRRERIVGTLFAYFRLTKPRLMWLLCLVAAAAMALAAGESLQTRTILLTLGGGVLAIGASGTFNHVLERDVDKRMDRTSDRPVATHQIPVRNAVTFGLSLAAASLAAFWQLNALAAALGLAAILFYSVVYTLVLKPNTVQNTVIGGAAGALPALIGWAAVTGNVGLPGLALAGVIFLWTPAHFYNLALAYKEDYAKGGFPMMPVVRGETETRKHICYYLGATLVAAGALAALTPLGALYAATTTVLGAVFLAAVVALHREQTERAAFRAFHASNAYLGALLVAIVVDALAL; this comes from the coding sequence ATGGATCGGACGCCTCGGTTCACGACTTTGCTCGCCGCGTCCGCGATCGGCGTCTACCTGCTCGTCGTCGCCGGCGCTACCGCCTCGGTCGCCGACGCCGTGCGAGCCTGTACGAGCTGGCCGACCTGCCGGGGCCCCGTCCTCGGCGACCCCGGCCTCGCCGTCGCGTGGGGCCACCGGATCGTGGCGGTTCTGGTCGGGGCGCTCGTCGCCGCGACGGCAGCCGCAGCGTACGCCGGCGACGTCTCCCGCCGCGTCCGCGCGACGCTCGCGGTCGCGGTCGCCCTCTACCCGGTCCAGATAGCGCTCGGCGCGTTCGTCGCCACGTCCGGGGCCGCCGGCCACCTCCCCGGCGCGCACCTCGCCGCGGGCATGGCCATCTTCGTCTCGCTCGTGGCCGCGCTGGCCTGGCACCTGGAGGCCGAGACGGGCAGCGACGACGAGGGGGCCGTCGACGAGTTCGTCGACGGTCCCGCGGCCCACGCGGCGGTCGAGGCCGACGACGACCCCGCCCCCGCCGCGGTCGACCTCTCCCGCCGGGAGCGGATCGTGGGGACGCTGTTCGCGTACTTCCGGCTCACCAAGCCCCGGCTGATGTGGCTGCTCTGCCTCGTCGCGGCGGCGGCGATGGCGCTGGCCGCCGGGGAGAGCCTGCAGACGCGGACGATTCTGCTGACGCTCGGTGGGGGCGTCCTCGCCATCGGCGCGTCGGGCACGTTCAACCACGTGCTCGAGCGGGACGTCGACAAGCGGATGGACCGGACCTCCGACCGCCCCGTCGCGACCCACCAGATCCCGGTCCGCAACGCGGTGACCTTCGGCCTCTCGCTGGCCGCGGCCTCGCTGGCGGCGTTCTGGCAGCTCAACGCCCTGGCGGCCGCGCTCGGGCTCGCGGCGATCCTGTTCTACAGCGTCGTCTACACGCTCGTGCTCAAGCCGAACACCGTCCAGAACACGGTCATCGGCGGCGCGGCCGGCGCGCTGCCCGCGCTGATCGGCTGGGCGGCCGTCACCGGGAACGTCGGGCTCCCCGGGCTGGCGCTGGCCGGCGTCATCTTCCTGTGGACGCCCGCGCACTTCTACAACCTCGCGCTGGCGTACAAGGAGGACTACGCGAAGGGCGGCTTCCCGATGATGCCCGTCGTCCGCGGCGAGACGGAGACGCGCAAGCACATCTGCTATTACCTCGGCGCGACGCTCGTGGCCGCCGGGGCCCTCGCTGCGCTGACGCCGCTGGGCGCGCTGTACGCCGCGACGACCACGGTACTGGGGGCCGTCTTCCTGGCAGCCGTCGTCGCGCTTCACCGCGAGCAGACCGAGCGGGCGGCCTTCCGGGCGTTCCACGCGTCGAACGCCTACCTCGGCGCGCTCCTGGTCGCCATCGTGGTCGACGCGCTCGCGCTATGA
- a CDS encoding D-2-hydroxyacid dehydrogenase → MTDSDVDVLVLRRGTHGMPADDYAAALRERLPDHRIERARTPRAERDLAESARVVTSTDIDVDLVDRADRLELFAGVAAGYGHLPLDELAERGVAVTNASGIHAPNIAEQVIGYVLAHVRRLRTAIRRQERSEWRHFQMKELQGSTVTVVGMGAIGRAILKRVSAFEVDTVGVRYTPEKGGPADEVIGFDEDALHEALADTDYLLIAAPLTDATRGLIGEAELDTLPPDAFLVNVGRGPIVDTDALLGALRRNSIDGAALDVTDPEPLPDDHPLWDLENVLVTPHNAGHSPRLYERLADIVAGNVERLDDGADPEDLENLVRAPE, encoded by the coding sequence ATGACCGACAGCGACGTCGACGTGCTCGTCCTGCGGAGGGGCACCCACGGAATGCCGGCCGACGACTACGCGGCGGCGCTCCGGGAGCGCCTCCCGGACCACCGGATCGAGCGCGCGCGGACGCCCCGGGCGGAGCGGGACCTCGCCGAGAGCGCCAGGGTCGTCACGTCGACCGATATCGACGTGGATCTCGTCGACCGCGCCGACCGGCTGGAGCTGTTCGCCGGCGTGGCCGCGGGCTACGGCCACCTCCCGCTGGACGAACTGGCCGAGCGGGGCGTCGCCGTCACGAACGCCTCGGGCATCCACGCGCCCAACATCGCCGAGCAGGTGATCGGGTACGTCCTCGCGCACGTCCGGCGCCTCCGCACTGCGATCCGCCGCCAGGAGCGCAGCGAGTGGCGCCACTTCCAGATGAAGGAGCTACAGGGCAGCACCGTGACCGTCGTCGGGATGGGCGCCATCGGGCGGGCGATCCTCAAGCGGGTCTCCGCCTTCGAGGTCGACACCGTCGGCGTCCGCTACACGCCCGAGAAGGGCGGCCCGGCCGACGAGGTGATCGGGTTCGACGAGGACGCCCTCCACGAGGCGCTCGCCGACACCGACTACCTCCTGATCGCCGCGCCGCTGACCGACGCGACCCGCGGACTGATCGGCGAGGCGGAGCTCGACACCCTCCCGCCGGACGCCTTCCTCGTCAACGTGGGCCGCGGCCCCATCGTCGACACGGACGCCCTCCTCGGGGCCCTTCGGCGGAACTCGATCGACGGCGCCGCGCTGGACGTGACCGACCCCGAGCCGCTGCCTGACGATCACCCGCTGTGGGACCTCGAGAACGTCCTCGTCACGCCCCACAACGCCGGCCACAGTCCCCGGCTCTACGAGCGACTGGCCGACATCGTCGCCGGCAACGTCGAGCGGCTCGACGACGGGGCCGACCCCGAGGACCTTGAGAACCTCGTCCGGGCGCCGGAGTGA
- a CDS encoding DUF7344 domain-containing protein, protein MGTKTPLDDMLLALADRHRRRILLALLDGDPQTVDDIAVRDGERTDEQRLKHRQIHLLHNHLPHLAEAGLVRWERGAGTVEKGPRFAEIRPLIQLLERHRETLPATVS, encoded by the coding sequence ATGGGAACGAAGACGCCGCTCGACGACATGCTCCTCGCGCTCGCAGACAGGCACCGCCGTCGGATCCTCCTCGCCTTGCTGGACGGGGATCCGCAGACGGTCGACGACATCGCCGTGCGGGACGGCGAACGGACGGACGAGCAACGCCTGAAGCACCGGCAGATACACCTGCTGCACAACCACCTCCCACACCTCGCGGAGGCGGGTCTCGTTCGCTGGGAGCGAGGCGCGGGAACGGTCGAGAAGGGGCCGCGGTTCGCCGAAATCCGGCCGCTGATCCAGCTGCTGGAGCGCCACAGGGAGACCCTCCCGGCGACAGTGTCGTGA
- the meaB gene encoding methylmalonyl Co-A mutase-associated GTPase MeaB: MSLVDDLLAGDQRALARVITRIEDRVPGYRETVAELHRHAGGAHVVGVTGPPGAGKSTLVDRVAAAYRERGQTVGVIAVDPASPFTGGAVLGDRIRMGANAGDPGVFVRSMSARGTLGGLSTATTDAVTALDAFGKDVVIVETVGAGQNEVEVVRAADTVAVLVPPASGDDVQMLKAGVLEIADLFVVNKADLDGADQTVRQLREMLHERTNRGRRGDGSADDPDDGWDPPIVETTANTGAGVDDVLDAVADHLDWLESSGRREAQVRERYAAAVRTLLREDARDLLAEELAARGGLEEYVDRIAARETDPYAVAEEVLAPLRECIRERGERDEKE, translated from the coding sequence ATGAGCCTCGTCGACGACCTGCTCGCCGGCGACCAGCGGGCGCTGGCCCGCGTGATCACGCGGATCGAAGACCGCGTGCCGGGCTACCGCGAGACCGTCGCCGAGTTGCACCGCCATGCCGGCGGTGCGCACGTGGTCGGCGTCACGGGACCGCCGGGCGCCGGCAAGTCGACGCTGGTGGACCGCGTCGCCGCGGCCTACCGCGAGCGGGGGCAGACGGTCGGGGTCATCGCCGTCGATCCCGCCTCGCCCTTCACCGGCGGCGCGGTGCTGGGCGACCGGATCCGGATGGGCGCCAACGCGGGCGATCCGGGCGTGTTCGTCCGGTCGATGTCGGCCCGCGGGACGCTGGGCGGGCTCTCGACGGCGACGACGGACGCCGTCACCGCGCTGGACGCCTTCGGCAAGGACGTGGTGATCGTCGAGACGGTCGGCGCCGGGCAGAACGAGGTCGAGGTCGTCCGCGCGGCGGACACGGTCGCGGTGCTGGTCCCGCCCGCCAGCGGCGACGACGTGCAGATGCTCAAGGCGGGCGTCCTCGAGATCGCCGACCTCTTCGTCGTCAACAAGGCCGACCTCGACGGCGCCGATCAGACCGTCCGGCAGCTGCGGGAGATGCTCCACGAGCGGACGAACCGCGGCCGCCGAGGCGACGGATCGGCCGACGACCCCGACGACGGCTGGGACCCGCCGATCGTCGAGACGACGGCGAACACCGGTGCCGGCGTCGACGACGTCCTCGACGCGGTCGCGGACCACCTCGACTGGCTCGAATCGTCGGGCCGACGCGAGGCGCAGGTCCGCGAGCGGTACGCCGCAGCGGTGCGGACCCTCCTCCGGGAGGACGCCCGCGACCTGCTCGCCGAGGAGCTGGCGGCACGGGGCGGTCTGGAGGAGTACGTCGACCGGATCGCTGCGCGGGAGACCGATCCCTACGCCGTCGCGGAGGAGGTCCTGGCGCCGCTCCGGGAGTGCATCCGGGAGCGCGGTGAGAGGGACGAGAAGGAATGA
- a CDS encoding helix-turn-helix domain-containing protein, with amino-acid sequence MSIYGEFHVPSDGFVFHEAFRAEPDMTIDIERTVGTDELLTPYFWVSNVTPEAFEAAARADSTLATVDRLEEFDEAALYRTNWGKEVHALVYALTAMGAPIVGAQGSDREWTLRIRFDDRECLDAFTQYLNGEDVSFELRQLNEITHPRSGTQYGLTPKQTEAITTAWEMGYFDLPRESTMREVADDLDIAPQSFSDRLRRAEHTLIKNALLVEGPTDHCFSGTTE; translated from the coding sequence ATGAGTATTTACGGCGAGTTCCACGTCCCGTCGGACGGGTTCGTGTTCCACGAGGCCTTCCGGGCGGAGCCCGACATGACGATCGACATCGAGCGGACGGTCGGGACAGACGAGCTCCTCACGCCGTACTTCTGGGTCTCGAACGTGACGCCGGAGGCGTTCGAGGCGGCGGCCCGCGCGGACTCGACGCTCGCGACCGTCGATCGGCTCGAGGAGTTCGACGAGGCGGCGCTGTACCGGACGAACTGGGGGAAGGAAGTCCACGCGCTGGTGTACGCCCTGACGGCGATGGGCGCCCCCATCGTCGGCGCGCAGGGCAGCGACCGCGAGTGGACGCTCCGGATACGGTTCGACGACCGCGAGTGCCTCGACGCGTTCACGCAGTACCTCAACGGGGAGGACGTCTCCTTCGAGCTGCGACAGCTCAACGAGATCACCCACCCGCGCAGCGGCACCCAGTACGGCCTCACCCCGAAACAGACCGAGGCGATAACGACCGCCTGGGAGATGGGCTACTTCGACCTCCCCCGCGAGTCGACGATGCGAGAGGTGGCCGACGACCTCGACATCGCGCCGCAGTCCTTCTCGGACCGCCTCCGACGCGCCGAACACACCCTGATCAAGAACGCCCTGCTGGTCGAGGGGCCGACGGACCACTGCTTCTCCGGCACCACCGAGTGA